The nucleotide sequence GTACGAGGGCCGGCTGGGCTTTATCATTTGGGTCGATGGTCAGATCGGCGGGGAGCGGCGGCGCGCCGCCTTGCACCGGGTCAAAACGGTATCCGTTGAGATCGATCACCAGCCCCTGATCCAGGGCGACGCCGCCGCCGGCCAGGATCTGGATGACCAGCACCAAAATCAAGGAACCCCATCGGCTTATCTGACAATGGTCTTTCATCTCTCTCCCCCTCTTCCAACGCCCCGGCGCGACCTGTTCAGGTGAATGGATCAGATATCATAACGCATTTCATAACTTCCCGTTAGAGGATATCAATTCTGTGGCGGGAATTCAAGGTCTCTCTTCCGTCGGCGGGGCGGCCTTTGTCTCAAGAAGTTACGCCGGATCAGCCGATATGTGAGAAAAGAGCTGGTGCCTGAATTGCAACACACGGCTTCCCGAACGGCCACGGTTCCGGGGTTGGAGGAGTCTTGCTTATCCACATTATCCAAAGGCATTTATCTTCCCTGCACGGGAGGGTGGCGCTGCTGGTCTGGTCTGTTTGTGCCGCCAGCATGGCTCTCTATGTCGGTTTTCATTTGGCCTCCGAACAAAAAGTCTCACTGAAAAACGCCGCCCAGGAAATTGAAAGCCTGACAAAGATCATGGCCTCCAACGTCGGCGACGGTTCCAATCCGATGGCCAAAGAATCGATTCGTGAAACCCTTGAATCGGCCTTTCTCATGCCGGGGATTACCTATGCGGCCCTCTATGACGGCAGGGGGCTCCAGACGGTCATCCTGGGTGAAACCCCGGGAGAGATTGTCGTGAATCCCGGGAATCTCAGCGGCACCGAACTTACCCGGGAGGATGACAGCTTCCTCGTCCAATCGCCGGTGAGGAATGCGCACGATGAAATCATCGGCGCCGTCGTACTGAGACGATCGCTCGAGGATGTCAAAGCGCGCACGCATCATGTCGTGTCTAGAAATATCGCGCTGCTGCTGGCGATTCTGACAATCGGTCTTGCCGCCGCTATTTGGTTTGCCAAGGGTATATCAAAACCGATTATGGGACTGGCTCGCGCCGCAGAGATTTTCGCCGGCGGTGAAAAACCGACCGAGATGCCCGCCAAACAGGGAATTCTTGAAATCGATGTTTTGGCTGAAATGTTCAAGAGCATGATGAAGAGAATAGAGAAGCACCGGCTGGAAATCGAGGAGCAGAAACGGACCCTGGAAGTCAAAGTACAGGAGAGGACGGAGGAACTTAAACAAAAGAACATGGAGCTGGCCTTTCAGAATGAAAAGGTTATGGAAGCCAATCGCTTGAAGACGAGGTTTTTGGCCAATATGAGCCATGAACTGAGAACGCCTCTCAATGGTATTCTGGCGATTTCGGAGATGCTGAAAGAGGGAATGAGCGGGGAGTTGGAACCGGAGCAACAGAAACAGGTCGAAATCATCCACCGCAGCGGGACAACCCTTCTGACATTGATCAACGATACACTGGATTTGTCCTTGGTCGAGTCCGGCCGAATGGAATTCCGCCGGCGCAATGTAAAGATTGTGCAATATCTTAGAGAAGAGGTCGAGGCATTCCGTGTCCTTGCCGAAGCCAAGAATTTGATTTACGAAGTCGTCGAACAAAACGCCGGTGATGAAGAGGTTTTTGTCGATCCCGACCGCATACGCCAAGTCCTCATTAATATGATCAATAACGCCATCAAGTTTACCGATTCGGGTTCGGTTCGTGTCGTATTGGAACAGATTCGAGGCGGGCGCGTGCTTCGAGCGACGGTTCAGGATACAGGCATCGGTATTTCATCTGAAGACCAAGCGACGATCTTCCAGGAGTTCAGGCAACTGGATGCGACAGCAAGCCGCCGCCATGGCGGGACGGGGTTGGGGCTGGCTATTTGTAAGAGGTTGCTCAATTTAATGGGTGGGGAAATTTGGGTGGATAGTGAGGAGGGGATGGGTACGACCTTCTCCGTAGTCATCCCTCTGACTCAGGAGGAGGAGCGGGCGCCCGGAAAGGGTTACGCGGTGTCTCCGACAAGAGATGCCGTGCTCAGTTCCGTGGCGGGCCGCATACTGATCATCGATGAGGACCAAATCGGGTCCTCCAGGATTTCATCAATGTTTCGCAAACGAGGGATTGAAGTTGTTCTGGTATCCAACGGGGAAGAGGGCTTGCGGGCTCTCCGAAACTCAAAGTTTCATGCGCTGCTGCTGAGTCTCTCGCTTCCGCAGATGGATAGCATAACAATTCTAAAAGCGATTGAATCCTATCCTGACATCTCAAGCCTTCACATTGCTGTGACGGCCTCGAGAGATTTGACGAATGAAGAAAGTGAGTATCTAAAAAAACGTTCAATTGCGGTGTTCCGAACAGGTCAGATTGGATTGGATACCTTGATGGATGAGGTATGCAATTCACTTCCGGGAGTTCAGGCTCAGCGACCGGCCAAGAATGCGGCTTGAACAACTGGATAGATAGGGGAAAAGGATATGATTGAAACGAAAAAAGGGAAATACATCCTTGTGGCTGAAGATGATCCCACCAACCAGTACGTTTTCCGGAAGATACTTGAAAGGGCTGGTTATGATGTGGAGATTGCGGAACATGGTCAGAAGGCTTTGGAAGCCTGCAAGGCCAGGCGTCCCGATCTGATCCTGATGGATATGATGATGCCGATCCTTAACGGTTATGAAACCGTGGCCATCATGGTTCAGGATCCGAACCTTGATGATATCCCGATACTGGCATTGACCGCCAACGCCATGCGGGGCGATGAGATTAAGACAAGAGAAGCGGGATGCGACGATCATATCGCCAAACCGGTTCAAATGAAGGAGTTCCTCGATAAAATCGAGAGTTGGCTGAAGAGGGATCCCAAAACCTGGATGCCGGCGAGAATCGCGGGCCGTGAACCGCCGCTATCCGCTACCGGATAGAGATCGCTATATTATTGTCTTTCGAAGAAGGGGTTTCCCGTCCAGGGTTGGGAAGCCCCTTCACCATTTTTCGTTTATGCTGTACAAGTTAGAAGGGTGGCGGCATCGATTGAAAACGGGGAGGATGGTCCGACATTGCTTAAGGTGCACCAGCTCGCCAAGTCGTTTGGCGGGCAAATCCTTTTTAATGAGATTTCCTGGACTCTCGGTGGGTCGGACCGTGTGGGATTGGTGGGGGCCAATGGTTCCGGTAAGTCGACACTCCTGCGGATCCTGCTGGGCCAGATCGAGCCGGATAACGGAACGGTGGACCGTCCGGCGGCTGGATCGATGGGTTACCTGGCGCAGAATGATTTCACATTGACCTCGGGCCTGGAGGGCACCCCGGAAGAGGAGGCGTGGTCGGCTTTCCCTGAGATCTGTGACATCGAGAAGCGGCTGGATGAACTCCGGCGCGATGAGGGAGGCGATGCGCAGGAGGAGATGGATCTCATCCACCGCCGGCAAATTCTCGAGGTCGATGACGTCACATCCCGTATCTCCCGAACGCTGGCCGGCCTGGGATTCAGACAGGAAGAGATCCGGCGCCCCTTGCATACCTTCTCCCACGGCTGGCAAATGAGGGCGGCGCTCGCCAGATTGCTACTTATGGAACCCTCCCTGCTCCTGCTGGATGAGCCGACAAACCACCTCGATCTGGAATCCCGTGAATGGCTGGCCGAGTTTCTCGGCGCCTTTAAAGGCTCCCTGGTCGTGGTATCCCATGATCGCGATTTCCTGGATCAAACCGTAACGCGGATCACTGAAATTCTGGGCGGGGGATTGGAGGATTATCGCGGGGGATATTCCGATTACGAGCAGCAGAAAGTGGAACGCCACGCTCTGCGCTGGAAGGCGTACAAGCGGCAGACCGAGGAGATCAAGCGCACCCGCGATTGGATCGCTCGTTATCATGCGCAGAAACGACTGGCTTCCCGTGTTCAGAGCCGGATTCGGATGCTGGAGAAGATGGAGCGGCTGCCCTCGCCGGAAGCCCCGCCCCCTGAAATGAAAGCGCGCTTTCCAGATCCCTCCCCGACACCCCGTTTGATCTGCCGCCTGACCGGTATCAAGAAGAGCTATGGAGAAAAGAAGGTCCTCGATCATCTCGATCTTGAGCTGCACCGGGGTGACCGTCTGGCGATCGTCGGCTCCAACGGTGTTGGAAAATCGACCCTCCTGCGGATTCTGTGCGGCAGAGAATCCATCCAAGAGGGAAAGATTCATATGGCTCCCGAGGTCTCCCTCGGTCTCTTCTCCCACGATCAGATACAGGCTTGGGATCGCAGCACCACCGTCTTGGAAATGGCCGTCCATACGAAGCCTGATGAAGCGACGCAACGCCTCCGGACCCTGCTGGGAGCCTTTCTTTTTCGAAAGGATGATGTCGATAAACCGATCGGCGCCCTTTCGGGCGGTGAGAGAAGCCGGCTGGCCCTCGCTTGTCTTTTGTTAAAGGCTCCGAATTTGCTCGTGTTGGATGAGCCGACGAACCATCTCGATCTTGTTTCGATAGAAGCCTTGCTGAAGGCGCTGGAAGAGTATGCGGGCACCATTATTTTTGTCGCGCATGACCGGTATTTTCTCAAACGACTCGCGACCAAAGTCGCCTGGCCGCTCGACGGCCGATTCCAGATCTATCCGGGCCGGTATGAAGAATACCTTTGGGCTCGGCGGAACAGGCCTCAGTCTTTCGAAGCCGGAGGGGAGGAGGCTTCCGATCCCGCACCGGTCCCGGATGAGGATGCCGGCCAGCCCGGGCGGGAGGCCGCCGCTGAAGCGCCGGCCCCCCCTGATCCCCGCAGCGAAGCCAAACAACGGCAGCGTCTCGCCACCCGCAGAGCGAAGCGTCTCAAAGAACTGGAAGGGAAGATTCAGGAGTTGGAAGAACGAAAACGCCGCTACGAAGAAGCCTTTGCCCGGCCGGATTTTTTTGATGACGCCGACCGGAGCCGGCCCTACCTCGAGAGCCATAAGGAAACGGTGGCTGCGTTGGAAAAGCTTTTTGAAGAATGGATCGAGATTGAGAACGAGGAGATCGACGAGCCCCGCGACGAGAGGGGCTAGACGGCCTTCCCGGTAAGGAGCCGCAGGGTTTCCGGGCCGGAAAGATCGTGAAGCAGAAGGTCGGGTTTCAGGGCGGCCAGATCATCCGTTGAATAAGGGCCTGTCGCCACGGCGGCGATATGAACTCCGGAGATCCGTGCCGCTTCAATATCCTGGGGTGTATCGCCCACAAGCCAAACCGTCGACGGAAGCCATCTATGCGACCAATGCCTTTCAGCTCGTTTGACGGCGATGCCGACCAATTCGTGCCGGTGCAGGGAATGATCTCCATAGGCCCCGATCGGGAAATAATGTTCAAGTTGAAAATACTTCAGTTTGTACTGAGCGCCCTTTTCGGCATTTCCGGTCAATAGACCCAGGCAGATTTCAGGATCATCGCTGATTTCATCCAGCAAGGCCGGGATACCGGGACAAACGGTCAGCAGGTTGGCGTGCGGCACCTCTTCCGCCAGAAAACCGACATAGGCGTCGAGGATCGCCCTCATCAATAGCGGGTCGGGGGGCATCGGGTGTTCAAGCAGTCGAAGGGTCTCCATGAGGATAGAAAGATCCGTCCGTCCCGCATAATTGACATGAACCTGGGGGATTTCTTCCCCCAGGTATTTTTCCAAGGCCCGCCTGAAGGCCTTTTGCCCCGCTCCGCGGGTATGCAGAAGGGTACCGTCAATATCAAAGAGCAGCAGACGGCTGTATTCCGGCATATCAGTAGTGTTGTCTCACCTGCTGGGGAGGTGTGGGGACGGGCAAACCGGCCAATCGCAGGAGTTCCCTGTATTCATCCGGGTTTTCCGCCGTCCGGAGAAAAGATGTTTCGTCGAAATGACTATCGCTGATCGCTTCAGAATGGGCCAAGAGAATCGAACGATAATTATCTTCATCACCCAGGGCCCGCAGGGCCTCCAGATGCTCGGCGGCAAAAATGACCGGGTGGCCCGGGATACCTTGGGATACCGGAACCCCGATGGTGCCCTTGCCCTCTTCGAATTTCTTGAGGAGGCTCTGAAGAAGTTCCTTGGTCAGCAGAGGCTGATCACCGAGACCGATCATCAAGACTTGGGGTTCACTTTCAAGGCGTTCCAATCCCAGCTTGATCCCGAGACCGACTTTGCCCCTCGCATCGGGCACGGAAATAAGGTTTATAGATTCGACCGCCTTGCCGATCGATTCCTCGATTCTTTCCGCGCTATCAGCCGAGACGACAATGATCTCCTTGGGTTTCAATCCTATATAAGCTTGAAGCGTCCGCCCCAGGATCGAGGTATCGCCGAAGGGTAGCAGCGCCCGGGGTGTCTTCAGCCTCCGGGGATCAGTACTGGCCAACAATAGCACGCTGAATCCTTGCGCCATTGTCATTGCTCCTTTCTTCTCGCGGAATACGGGTCCGGTTTCGGACCGCCGGCATCTCGCAGTCTTTATCTCACGGCCTTTATCTCGCGGCCTTTATCTCAATGAGCTATAGAGGCATACCATAAGCGTCTGCGCGGGTTTTTTGCAAGCGGAAGGGAAAAAATCTTTCGGACCCCGCTTAACAGCATGACACCATGATGGTTCGGACGCCGGGCTCCCGCTTACAAGAAGGTCCGGTAGGCTCTATAGGTATCCGGATAGTAATCCCTGAAGAGGCGATCCATCTCATCGATCGCCTGATGAAGGACGGCGACCTTTTCGTCGTGGGGAATAAAAGCGCTCTTGAATCCGTTAATCAGGATCCGCCGCAGGTCATAAATCGAAAATCCAAAGGTCCGGCAGGCAAGATCCAACTCATTGGTCATTGTGGTCCGGGAGACGAAACGATTATCGGTGTTGAGGGTCACGCGCAAAGCGCTGTCGAAATAGGCCTTGAAAGGATGCGTTCCAAAGCTCTCGGTGGCTCCGGTATCGACATTGCTTGTTAAACACATCTCCAGAGGGATTCTGTGATCCCTGACGTAATTGTGAAGATCCGGATCTTCCATCAGACGGGTTCCATGTCCGATCCGGTGCGCGCCGCAGTAGTGTATCGCCTGGTTGATTGAGGCCGCTCCGAATCCTTCGCCCGCATGAACCGTGCAATTCACATTATTATTGAGGATTGTATAAAAAGCCTTCAAATGATCCTTCGCCGGATAATCTTTCTCTGCGCCGGCCAGATCGAAGGCGACTACGCCGCGTCCTTTGTAATTGACGGCGTGCCCCGCCAGGCGAAGGCTTTCTTCGGGGCTGATGGTGCGGATTCCGCAGAGAATCACGCCTGAGCGGATCCCCAGCTTATCTCTCGCTTCATTCATGCCCTCCACGACCGCGTCGATTATCTTTGTTGTCGTGAGCCCGGCATTGTGATGAAGGGTGGGGCTGAAGCGGACCTCCAGATATCTGACATTCTCATTATGCGCATCTTCGGCGAGTTCATATGAAACTCGTTTCAGGGCATCCGGCGTTTGTAATACTTTGAGAGTGGTTTCAAAAATCTCAAGATAGGTTGGAAGCGAACCATGCGCCGCATCGAGCCAACTATCCAATTCATCGAGTGAATTGACAGGAAGGGAAATCCGCTGCTCAGCCGCCAATTCCAGCAAGGTCGTCGGCCGCAGACTGCCGTCGAGATGCACATGCAGATCGGTTTTAGGGAGTTGCGCAATCAGGGATCGCGGAACACTTTGCTTTGTCATCCTCTTGCTCCTGCCGGGGGATCGCCCCTGTAATGTATGCCGCCGGTGCGGACCGGAATTGATGAAGGTTTCCAACCCAAGCGTTGAAGCAGGGCGCGCCTTTCCTCATCCGCCTTACCTATAATATCGGCCGGATTAAAACCCGGGTACTCGCCTTCACAATAAATCCGACGGCCCGCCATATAAACCTGCCGCACCCGGAGGGGATCGCCCTCTTGAACAATAACGTCATGTGGATCTGTATGATCCGATGGATCGCCCCAGGGCCAGAGAGCGATCAGATCCGCCCGGCGTCCCTCTTCAAGGCGGCCGATCTCATCATCCCAACCCAGCGCCCGCGCGCCGCCGAGGGTCGCCATCTCCAGGGCGTGTCTCGCCGTCAGGACACCGGGACCGGAGCGTATCGAGGAGACCAGAAGCGACCGCCGCATCTCCTCAAACATGTTCAGGCTGTTGCTGCACGCGGCGCCGTCGCATCCGAGTCCCACCGCAACGCCGGCGCTCCGGAGAGTTCCAATATCTGCAAGGCCCGAGCCCAGTTTCAGATTGCTCGAGGGGCAATGGGCGACGCGTGTTCCCGAGGCGGCGAGCCATTCCACCTCCCGCCGGCCGATCCAGATAACGTGCGCCAGAGTCATGCCGGTTCCCAGAAGACCCCGCGACTCAAAATAGGCGATGGGGGTGCGGCCGATCATTTTCCGGCTTGTCTTATTCTCCCACGGCGTCTCGCAGGCGTGGGTGTGAATTCTCCAACCCCGCCCTTCCTGGATTTCTCCGATCCTTTTCCAAGCCTTGCGCGAGACCGATAGGATGAATCGCGGGGCGAGGGAGGCCCGGATCGTTCCATTCCCGCGGCCATCCCATGCCTTCCCAATCTCGACCGCGCTGCTGATCGCGGCGTCGGTGGTCTCAATGAGCCCCTCAGGGACACCCTCACCCGTATCCATGAGCGCCTTGCCGATGACACCGGAGAGCCCCATTTCCTCCAAGACCAAACCGATCCGCTCTGTGTGATGGACGGTGCCCATATCCAGAACGGCCGTGGTCCCCGAACTGATCAGCTCCAAGGCGCCGAGGCGGGCCGAAGCCTCCAAGGAAGCCTCTGTATGAGCGGCTTCGAGGGGCCAGATGCGATTCTTCAGCCAATGGTGGAGGGGAAGGTCCTCAGCCATACCCCGGAAGAGGGTCTGGCAGAGGTGGATATGGCTCTGAACAAAACCGGGAAGTACCCAGGCCCCTTCAAGATCCATGACCTCGGTTCCCGGCCCCGGCTCGGGGAGATGGGATCCGATCGCCGATATCCGGCCTGCATCTATCTCAAGGTCGCCATGGATGACTTCCCAAGTGGGGCTCAGGTGAAAGATATGGATGTTCTTCAGACGGAGCAATGAAACCTCATCCGGGTGTCAATGAACCTTAGTATCGGGGCGGAATATTCTCTATATTCTTGTAGGACACCATGGCAATGTCAACCCGGGCAAATTCTATGAGAACTCTAATAAATACGGAAAGCATCGCCATCCGCACCCGTCAGCTGGCGGAAGAGATCTCGAGGGATTATGAGGGAAGGGTTCCTGTCCTCGTGGGGCTTCTCAAGGGATCGGTCTACTTCTTGTCGGATCTGATCCGCTACATGAGCTGCGAGCATGAGGTCGACTTCATCTCGATCTCGAGTTATGGAAGTTCCACCGAATCGAGCGGGATTGTGCGGATGCTCAAGGACTTGGAACGGGATGTCAGCGGCAGGGATCTCATCATCGTTGAGGACATTATCGACAGCGGTATCAGCCTGGACTATATCTGTCGGAATCTGGCCTCAAGAAATATCCGCAGTCTCAGGATTTGCACCCTGCTCGATAAGCGGGATAGGCGGGAGCGGGAGGTCGACGTCCATTACGTCGGGTTTATCATTCCCAATGAATTCGTCGTCGGGTTTGGGCTTGATTTTGCGGAACGTTTCCGGCATCTCAGCGAGATCGCCGTGATGGAATCCGAGGACCTCGAAAATATTTCGGAGTGAGGCATGCGCACCGGGCTTGTTTTAGGTAATCTGGTGGCGGAAATCCGCCATCCCGACCTGGCGGGACTCAAGCTGCTCTGGGTCGAGGGGCTGGATATCGATGGCCGTGCGACGGGCAAGCGGGAGCTTGCGGTCGATTGCGTTGACGCCGGCGCGGGTGACAGGGTTCTTATCTTCGATGAGGGGAACGGCGCCGCGCAGATTTTAAAGAGGTCGCGCGGAGCGATCCGGACTCTGATCGTCGGTGTGGTGGATGCGATGGAACGGACCGCGGAGGTTCCGGAAATCAACTCTTCGCCTAAATAGGGGGGGATGGTGGCGAGACGCATTCTAATCGGTATCGCCGGAGGAACAGCCTCCGGGAAAACTTTGGTGGCTCAGAGACTTGATGACGAGTTGGGTTCCAAAAAAGTCCGGATTCTAAAACTCGATTCCTACTATCGCGATATCTCTCATTTGTCAAAGGGAGAACGGAGCCGGCAGAACTTCGATCATCCCGATGCGTTCGAGATGAGCCTGCTGAGAGAGCATTTGAAAATCCTGCTCGAGGGCGGGAAGGTTCAGGTTCCCGTCTATGACTTTAGCAAGCATATGCGACTGAAAAACACCGTCGTCGCAGGGGGCGAGCAGATCTTTATCCTCGAGGGGATCCTGGTGCTGGAGGATCCCTTTCTGCGGCAATTGATGGATATCAGGGTTTTCATCGACGCCGACGCCGATATCCGATTGCTGCGCCGTATCCGCAGGGATGTGAAACTCCGCGGCAGGACGATCACATCGATCCTGGATCAATACGAACAAAGCGTCCGGC is from Candidatus Eisenbacteria bacterium and encodes:
- a CDS encoding response regulator; this encodes MLIHIIQRHLSSLHGRVALLVWSVCAASMALYVGFHLASEQKVSLKNAAQEIESLTKIMASNVGDGSNPMAKESIRETLESAFLMPGITYAALYDGRGLQTVILGETPGEIVVNPGNLSGTELTREDDSFLVQSPVRNAHDEIIGAVVLRRSLEDVKARTHHVVSRNIALLLAILTIGLAAAIWFAKGISKPIMGLARAAEIFAGGEKPTEMPAKQGILEIDVLAEMFKSMMKRIEKHRLEIEEQKRTLEVKVQERTEELKQKNMELAFQNEKVMEANRLKTRFLANMSHELRTPLNGILAISEMLKEGMSGELEPEQQKQVEIIHRSGTTLLTLINDTLDLSLVESGRMEFRRRNVKIVQYLREEVEAFRVLAEAKNLIYEVVEQNAGDEEVFVDPDRIRQVLINMINNAIKFTDSGSVRVVLEQIRGGRVLRATVQDTGIGISSEDQATIFQEFRQLDATASRRHGGTGLGLAICKRLLNLMGGEIWVDSEEGMGTTFSVVIPLTQEEERAPGKGYAVSPTRDAVLSSVAGRILIIDEDQIGSSRISSMFRKRGIEVVLVSNGEEGLRALRNSKFHALLLSLSLPQMDSITILKAIESYPDISSLHIAVTASRDLTNEESEYLKKRSIAVFRTGQIGLDTLMDEVCNSLPGVQAQRPAKNAA
- a CDS encoding response regulator, coding for MIETKKGKYILVAEDDPTNQYVFRKILERAGYDVEIAEHGQKALEACKARRPDLILMDMMMPILNGYETVAIMVQDPNLDDIPILALTANAMRGDEIKTREAGCDDHIAKPVQMKEFLDKIESWLKRDPKTWMPARIAGREPPLSATG
- a CDS encoding ABC-F family ATP-binding cassette domain-containing protein; its protein translation is MLKVHQLAKSFGGQILFNEISWTLGGSDRVGLVGANGSGKSTLLRILLGQIEPDNGTVDRPAAGSMGYLAQNDFTLTSGLEGTPEEEAWSAFPEICDIEKRLDELRRDEGGDAQEEMDLIHRRQILEVDDVTSRISRTLAGLGFRQEEIRRPLHTFSHGWQMRAALARLLLMEPSLLLLDEPTNHLDLESREWLAEFLGAFKGSLVVVSHDRDFLDQTVTRITEILGGGLEDYRGGYSDYEQQKVERHALRWKAYKRQTEEIKRTRDWIARYHAQKRLASRVQSRIRMLEKMERLPSPEAPPPEMKARFPDPSPTPRLICRLTGIKKSYGEKKVLDHLDLELHRGDRLAIVGSNGVGKSTLLRILCGRESIQEGKIHMAPEVSLGLFSHDQIQAWDRSTTVLEMAVHTKPDEATQRLRTLLGAFLFRKDDVDKPIGALSGGERSRLALACLLLKAPNLLVLDEPTNHLDLVSIEALLKALEEYAGTIIFVAHDRYFLKRLATKVAWPLDGRFQIYPGRYEEYLWARRNRPQSFEAGGEEASDPAPVPDEDAGQPGREAAAEAPAPPDPRSEAKQRQRLATRRAKRLKELEGKIQELEERKRRYEEAFARPDFFDDADRSRPYLESHKETVAALEKLFEEWIEIENEEIDEPRDERG
- a CDS encoding HAD hydrolase-like protein; protein product: MPEYSRLLLFDIDGTLLHTRGAGQKAFRRALEKYLGEEIPQVHVNYAGRTDLSILMETLRLLEHPMPPDPLLMRAILDAYVGFLAEEVPHANLLTVCPGIPALLDEISDDPEICLGLLTGNAEKGAQYKLKYFQLEHYFPIGAYGDHSLHRHELVGIAVKRAERHWSHRWLPSTVWLVGDTPQDIEAARISGVHIAAVATGPYSTDDLAALKPDLLLHDLSGPETLRLLTGKAV
- a CDS encoding NTP transferase domain-containing protein, encoding MAQGFSVLLLASTDPRRLKTPRALLPFGDTSILGRTLQAYIGLKPKEIIVVSADSAERIEESIGKAVESINLISVPDARGKVGLGIKLGLERLESEPQVLMIGLGDQPLLTKELLQSLLKKFEEGKGTIGVPVSQGIPGHPVIFAAEHLEALRALGDEDNYRSILLAHSEAISDSHFDETSFLRTAENPDEYRELLRLAGLPVPTPPQQVRQHY
- the add gene encoding adenosine deaminase, whose amino-acid sequence is MTKQSVPRSLIAQLPKTDLHVHLDGSLRPTTLLELAAEQRISLPVNSLDELDSWLDAAHGSLPTYLEIFETTLKVLQTPDALKRVSYELAEDAHNENVRYLEVRFSPTLHHNAGLTTTKIIDAVVEGMNEARDKLGIRSGVILCGIRTISPEESLRLAGHAVNYKGRGVVAFDLAGAEKDYPAKDHLKAFYTILNNNVNCTVHAGEGFGAASINQAIHYCGAHRIGHGTRLMEDPDLHNYVRDHRIPLEMCLTSNVDTGATESFGTHPFKAYFDSALRVTLNTDNRFVSRTTMTNELDLACRTFGFSIYDLRRILINGFKSAFIPHDEKVAVLHQAIDEMDRLFRDYYPDTYRAYRTFL
- a CDS encoding amidohydrolase family protein, with product MLRLKNIHIFHLSPTWEVIHGDLEIDAGRISAIGSHLPEPGPGTEVMDLEGAWVLPGFVQSHIHLCQTLFRGMAEDLPLHHWLKNRIWPLEAAHTEASLEASARLGALELISSGTTAVLDMGTVHHTERIGLVLEEMGLSGVIGKALMDTGEGVPEGLIETTDAAISSAVEIGKAWDGRGNGTIRASLAPRFILSVSRKAWKRIGEIQEGRGWRIHTHACETPWENKTSRKMIGRTPIAYFESRGLLGTGMTLAHVIWIGRREVEWLAASGTRVAHCPSSNLKLGSGLADIGTLRSAGVAVGLGCDGAACSNSLNMFEEMRRSLLVSSIRSGPGVLTARHALEMATLGGARALGWDDEIGRLEEGRRADLIALWPWGDPSDHTDPHDVIVQEGDPLRVRQVYMAGRRIYCEGEYPGFNPADIIGKADEERRALLQRLGWKPSSIPVRTGGIHYRGDPPAGARG
- the hpt gene encoding hypoxanthine phosphoribosyltransferase, whose protein sequence is MSTRANSMRTLINTESIAIRTRQLAEEISRDYEGRVPVLVGLLKGSVYFLSDLIRYMSCEHEVDFISISSYGSSTESSGIVRMLKDLERDVSGRDLIIVEDIIDSGISLDYICRNLASRNIRSLRICTLLDKRDRREREVDVHYVGFIIPNEFVVGFGLDFAERFRHLSEIAVMESEDLENISE
- a CDS encoding EutN/CcmL family microcompartment protein, with translation MRTGLVLGNLVAEIRHPDLAGLKLLWVEGLDIDGRATGKRELAVDCVDAGAGDRVLIFDEGNGAAQILKRSRGAIRTLIVGVVDAMERTAEVPEINSSPK
- the udk gene encoding uridine kinase; the encoded protein is MARRILIGIAGGTASGKTLVAQRLDDELGSKKVRILKLDSYYRDISHLSKGERSRQNFDHPDAFEMSLLREHLKILLEGGKVQVPVYDFSKHMRLKNTVVAGGEQIFILEGILVLEDPFLRQLMDIRVFIDADADIRLLRRIRRDVKLRGRTITSILDQYEQSVRPMYMQFIDPSKRYADIIVPGGGMNEVAIDLLKVKIQSLLAQGEAEERAARAKQSANKKKKKKKNPPAGAEKSNRRPAS